In one window of Deinococcus sonorensis KR-87 DNA:
- a CDS encoding proline iminopeptidase-family hydrolase produces the protein MQDWQADREGTIDFSGFHTWYGMTRTEDAPGTFPVLVVHGGPGMPHDALEPLAALSGSVRRVVFYDQLGCGRSDRPADPSIYTIALFVRELQAVRDALGLTRVHVYGHSFGGALALQYALTHPEGLESLIIADSFATADGWLDGARQLRRQLPADVQALLDQHEAAGTTGDPAYQAAFAQHYLGVHCCRVPLPGHLQRAFAGSGAEVYRAMYGPQWFRMTGQYTGWTVVDRLPELQVPTLVLAGRYDQCVPALSEQIAAGIPGAELRIFEHSSHVPFVEEPQAHHQAVLEFLQRVERGAHHA, from the coding sequence ATGCAGGACTGGCAGGCTGATCGTGAAGGGACGATTGACTTTTCCGGTTTCCACACCTGGTACGGCATGACCCGCACCGAGGACGCCCCGGGCACCTTCCCGGTGCTGGTGGTGCACGGCGGTCCCGGCATGCCGCACGACGCGCTGGAACCGCTCGCGGCGCTGAGCGGCAGCGTGCGGCGGGTGGTCTTTTACGACCAGCTCGGCTGTGGGCGCTCCGACCGGCCGGCGGACCCGTCGATCTACACCATCGCGCTGTTCGTGCGGGAGCTGCAGGCGGTGCGCGACGCCCTGGGCCTCACCCGGGTGCACGTCTACGGCCACTCGTTCGGCGGCGCCCTCGCCCTGCAGTACGCGCTGACGCACCCGGAGGGGCTGGAGAGCCTGATCATCGCGGATTCGTTCGCCACGGCCGACGGCTGGCTGGACGGGGCCCGGCAGCTGCGGCGACAGCTGCCCGCCGACGTTCAGGCGCTGCTGGACCAGCACGAGGCGGCCGGCACGACCGGCGATCCGGCGTATCAGGCGGCCTTCGCGCAGCACTACCTGGGGGTGCATTGCTGCCGGGTCCCGCTGCCGGGGCACCTGCAGCGGGCCTTCGCCGGGTCGGGGGCGGAGGTGTACCGGGCGATGTATGGCCCGCAGTGGTTCCGGATGACCGGCCAATACACCGGGTGGACTGTGGTGGACCGGCTGCCGGAACTGCAGGTGCCGACCCTGGTGCTGGCGGGACGCTACGACCAGTGTGTGCCGGCGCTGTCCGAGCAGATCGCCGCCGGCATCCCCGGCGCGGAGCTGCGCATCTTCGAGCACAGCTCGCACGTGCCGTTCGTGGAGGAGCCGCAGGCGCATCACCAGGCGGTGCTGGAGTTCCTGCAGCGGGTGGAGCGGGGAGCGCACCACGCGTGA
- a CDS encoding winged helix-turn-helix transcriptional regulator, with translation MSPGHPDLPALGLQACAEPSPCVEVKDVLARVGDKWSLYVVVNLHAGPLRFNELKRRIDGVSQRMLTLTLRGLERDGLVSRTVYPTQPPSVTYELTASGQTLLRPVAALVRWAQAHRDDIEQSRHAFDAQHPHAHTSGA, from the coding sequence ATGTCACCAGGTCACCCCGATCTCCCCGCCCTCGGCCTTCAGGCGTGCGCGGAGCCCAGTCCCTGCGTGGAGGTCAAGGACGTGCTGGCCCGCGTGGGCGACAAGTGGAGCCTGTACGTCGTGGTGAACCTGCACGCCGGACCGCTGCGGTTCAACGAACTGAAACGGCGGATTGACGGCGTCTCCCAGCGCATGCTGACCCTGACCCTGCGGGGCCTGGAACGGGACGGCCTCGTGAGCCGCACCGTGTACCCGACCCAGCCGCCCAGCGTGACGTACGAGCTGACCGCCTCCGGTCAGACGTTGCTCCGCCCGGTCGCGGCGCTGGTGCGCTGGGCGCAGGCGCACCGCGACGACATCGAACAGTCCCGCCACGCCTTCGACGCCCAGCACCCGCATGCCCATACGTCCGGTGCATAG
- a CDS encoding diguanylate cyclase domain-containing protein yields MTPYSPPLPEADPQHQLPLDVPRLLAEADHLKYVRVDDAQRLAEQARRSAEALNDERSQALALTILGGCAFYRSEYDAALTHHAQAHHLSRGRYPDIELRVTNGLSVLHHQRGDYAQAMTFALDSLQLVQALGDPAGEARVLSNMGNMHWDIQEYDRALDLHREALARLRQLPPEQWTPGVSAQVVIVQLNTAVAAYHLGQYPQTLQESDAVLAQCQALQLHQPEAIMRTYRAFTLLELGQLEAAEQECTHALSLHRAGGDRDHQAMTLIARGRVRLQRGQPDDATVDLQGALQLAQDLQLRQRESEAHRWLAEALEHQGAHQDALRHFKRFYALQRELHDLTLDRKTKILTVQARVLSLQREAALERDRRASLEQVNAELRRAEEHVRHLAYHDALTGLPNRKLLMERLEQALSRARHVPARHGVMFIDLDGFKRVNDTLGHASGDVLLQQVALRLQRMLRETDTVARMAGDEFVVFAQDTSGAGALQLVGDRIVEALRSPFSIGGTDVQVSASVGYACFPDDALTVDSLLHCADTAMYRAKRHGKNRVCRHTDVEAVVHSPRTRHGPVTAGGTDEAKSPVLTRHRPRSSGASPAIPEQPEARPWWVVGDTASTEAPPRIGGPGPVGSAFTPASVARVPSRPGEEVRQDGGQYRGVDVVRLAGQHHRRGVRHGPGQG; encoded by the coding sequence ATGACGCCGTATTCCCCCCCCTTGCCCGAGGCAGACCCACAGCACCAGCTGCCGCTTGACGTGCCCCGGCTGCTGGCGGAAGCGGACCACCTGAAGTACGTGCGGGTGGACGACGCCCAGCGCCTGGCGGAGCAGGCCCGCAGGTCCGCCGAAGCGCTGAACGATGAGCGCTCGCAGGCGCTCGCGCTCACCATCCTGGGGGGGTGCGCCTTTTACCGCTCCGAGTACGACGCGGCGCTCACCCACCACGCCCAGGCCCATCACCTCAGCCGCGGCCGGTACCCGGACATCGAGCTGCGCGTCACGAACGGCCTGAGCGTCCTGCACCACCAGCGGGGCGATTATGCGCAGGCGATGACCTTCGCGCTGGACAGCCTGCAGCTGGTGCAGGCGCTGGGGGACCCGGCCGGTGAAGCGCGGGTGCTCAGCAACATGGGCAACATGCACTGGGACATTCAGGAATACGACCGGGCGCTGGACCTCCACCGGGAGGCCCTGGCGCGCCTCCGGCAGCTCCCGCCGGAGCAGTGGACCCCGGGGGTGAGCGCGCAGGTGGTCATCGTCCAGCTGAACACCGCCGTCGCCGCGTACCACCTGGGCCAGTACCCGCAGACGCTGCAGGAGAGTGACGCGGTCCTGGCGCAGTGCCAGGCCCTGCAGCTGCACCAGCCGGAGGCGATCATGCGCACCTACCGCGCCTTCACGCTGCTGGAACTCGGCCAGCTGGAGGCGGCCGAGCAGGAGTGCACGCACGCGCTGTCGCTGCACCGCGCCGGGGGCGACCGGGACCATCAGGCGATGACGCTCATCGCCCGCGGCCGCGTGCGCCTCCAGCGCGGCCAGCCGGACGACGCCACCGTGGACCTGCAGGGCGCCCTGCAGCTGGCGCAGGACCTGCAGCTGCGCCAGCGGGAAAGTGAAGCGCACCGCTGGCTCGCGGAGGCGCTGGAACACCAGGGGGCTCATCAGGACGCCCTGCGGCATTTCAAGCGCTTCTACGCCCTGCAGCGCGAGTTGCACGACCTGACCCTGGACCGGAAAACAAAGATCCTGACGGTGCAGGCGCGGGTGCTCTCCCTGCAGCGCGAAGCGGCGCTGGAGCGCGATCGGCGGGCCAGCCTCGAACAGGTCAACGCCGAGCTGCGCCGCGCGGAGGAGCACGTGCGCCACCTCGCGTATCACGACGCGCTGACCGGGCTGCCCAACCGCAAGCTGCTGATGGAGCGCCTGGAGCAGGCCCTGAGCCGCGCGCGGCACGTCCCCGCGCGGCATGGAGTGATGTTCATCGACCTGGACGGCTTCAAGCGGGTGAACGACACGCTGGGCCACGCCTCGGGCGACGTGCTGCTGCAGCAGGTGGCCCTGCGGTTGCAGCGGATGCTGCGCGAGACGGACACCGTCGCCCGGATGGCCGGGGATGAGTTTGTGGTGTTCGCGCAGGACACCAGCGGGGCCGGCGCGCTCCAGCTGGTGGGCGACCGCATCGTCGAGGCGCTGCGGTCGCCGTTCTCCATCGGCGGGACGGACGTTCAGGTGAGCGCGAGCGTGGGGTACGCCTGCTTCCCGGACGATGCCCTCACGGTGGACAGCCTGCTGCACTGCGCGGACACGGCCATGTACCGTGCCAAACGCCACGGCAAGAACCGAGTCTGCCGGCACACGGACGTGGAAGCCGTCGTCCACAGCCCACGGACGCGGCACGGTCCAGTAACGGCCGGCGGAACAGACGAGGCCAAATCGCCGGTCCTCACCCGTCACCGCCCTCGGTCCTCCGGGGCCTCCCCGGCGATACCTGAACAGCCGGAGGCTCGGCCCTGGTGGGTGGTGGGGGACACCGCATCGACGGAGGCTCCGCCCAGGATCGGCGGACCGGGCCCGGTGGGGTCCGCATTCACCCCGGCATCGGTCGCTCGGGTGCCGTCACGCCCCGGTGAAGAAGTCCGTCAGGACGGGGGCCAGTACCGCGGCGTCGACGTCGTGCGTCTGGCCGGGCAGCACCACCGCCGAGGCGTTCGGCATGGCCCGGGCCAGGGCTAG
- a CDS encoding peroxiredoxin translates to MSSSFTVGDLAPDFQMSSRKHQRQRLSDTQGRWTVLYFFPRANHPHCVMQSRRFQTIHEDFEAMGVSLIGVSVDTAEQQKNLSSFCTLAFPLVSDAGHEISRQYGVLASAEVEGETVTYARRETVLIDPAGRVAHHWKDVDPNTHAQQVLEHIGDLLGWPQHR, encoded by the coding sequence ATGTCCAGCTCCTTCACCGTGGGCGACCTGGCCCCCGACTTCCAGATGTCCAGCCGCAAACATCAACGCCAGCGCCTGTCCGACACCCAGGGACGCTGGACGGTGCTGTACTTCTTCCCCCGCGCCAACCACCCGCATTGTGTCATGCAGTCCCGCCGCTTCCAGACGATTCACGAGGATTTCGAAGCGATGGGCGTGTCGCTCATCGGGGTGAGCGTGGACACCGCCGAACAGCAGAAGAACCTGAGCAGCTTCTGCACCCTCGCGTTCCCGCTGGTCTCGGATGCCGGGCACGAGATCAGCCGGCAGTATGGCGTGCTGGCATCGGCAGAGGTGGAGGGCGAAACGGTCACGTATGCCCGGCGGGAGACGGTGCTGATCGACCCGGCCGGGCGCGTCGCGCACCACTGGAAGGACGTGGACCCCAACACCCACGCGCAGCAGGTGCTCGAGCACATCGGCGACCTGCTCGGCTGGCCGCAGCACCGCTGA
- a CDS encoding DUF5666 domain-containing protein, with the protein MIKPPALIALTLILAACGASQTTAPTTAPGSSNAQVIAGTVTALSADHQALTVAGQPLHLGLAPQSLTASPNGATVRVNGDDANALALSIGQHVTVRARDDTAREIEIEKQLRGTVSSLDLKAGNLVVNGQTVTVTPTTRIELSRKESSVPHLTHTLADLQVGAFIEVTGEQDASGAVLASSIEVRGASERHEQGQDDQAELHGAIRALDATARTFSTAGATVDYHLATVRGAPVNGLRAEVKGTYDASTGVLLASRLRVEDAGGHDDAGPAPVAGAAIQLEARVTSLDLAARTLVAGPYTVDFARAAVSGTPAIRSEVRVRGQVDASDLHLVHATDLRVHDED; encoded by the coding sequence ATGATCAAACCCCCTGCCCTGATCGCCCTGACCCTGATTCTTGCCGCCTGCGGCGCCAGCCAGACCACCGCGCCGACCACCGCACCCGGATCATCGAATGCTCAGGTCATCGCCGGCACCGTGACCGCGCTGAGTGCCGACCACCAGGCGTTGACGGTGGCCGGACAACCGCTGCACCTCGGCCTGGCCCCCCAGAGCCTCACCGCGTCGCCGAACGGGGCGACCGTCCGGGTCAACGGCGATGACGCCAACGCGCTCGCGCTGAGCATCGGCCAGCACGTCACTGTGCGCGCCAGGGACGACACGGCACGTGAAATTGAAATCGAGAAGCAGCTGCGCGGCACGGTCAGCAGCCTGGACCTGAAGGCCGGCAACCTGGTGGTCAACGGGCAGACCGTGACGGTGACGCCCACGACCCGAATTGAACTGTCCCGCAAGGAATCCAGCGTCCCGCACCTGACCCACACCCTGGCCGACCTTCAGGTCGGGGCGTTCATCGAAGTGACCGGCGAGCAGGACGCGTCCGGCGCGGTGCTCGCGAGCAGCATTGAAGTCCGCGGCGCGTCCGAGCGCCATGAGCAGGGCCAGGACGATCAGGCGGAACTGCACGGCGCCATCCGCGCGCTGGACGCCACGGCCCGGACCTTCTCCACGGCGGGCGCCACCGTGGACTACCATCTGGCCACTGTCCGGGGGGCTCCTGTCAATGGCCTGCGGGCCGAGGTGAAGGGCACCTATGACGCCTCCACCGGGGTGCTGCTGGCCAGCCGCCTCCGGGTCGAGGACGCCGGCGGACATGACGACGCGGGTCCGGCCCCCGTGGCCGGGGCGGCCATCCAGCTTGAAGCGCGGGTGACGTCGCTGGACCTCGCCGCCCGGACGCTGGTGGCCGGGCCGTACACGGTGGACTTTGCCCGTGCCGCGGTGAGCGGCACGCCCGCGATCCGCAGCGAGGTGCGGGTCAGGGGGCAGGTGGACGCCAGCGACCTGCACCTGGTGCATGCGACCGACCTCCGGGTGCACGACGAGGATTGA
- a CDS encoding SDR family NAD(P)-dependent oxidoreductase yields the protein MVHGHVQPTVALITGGTSGIGRATALALAQQGLEVVITGRDAARTEAAAADLQRRSGNPRVSFLLADLFRPAQVRALAGAFQAQHARLDVLVNNAGGTFTHRQLTPDGFERTWALNHLAPMELTLALLPLLTASVPARIVNVASGLYAEAIRFDDLQAERRYSTFGAYTHAKLANLLFTRALARRLAGTGVTVNAVNPGIVATDIARDARGVSQLINRLLTPLKKTPEQGAFPSVYLATAPEVEGMTGRFFNKTRFVDPRPVTFDEALQERLWQVSLQQLGRTSMGDAVPAVETERRSAAQESDLAAATPPLS from the coding sequence ATGGTGCACGGTCACGTTCAACCCACAGTCGCCCTCATCACGGGCGGCACCTCCGGCATCGGCCGGGCGACCGCCCTCGCCCTGGCGCAGCAGGGCCTGGAGGTGGTCATCACCGGGCGGGACGCCGCGCGGACCGAGGCGGCGGCAGCGGATCTGCAGCGCCGCAGCGGGAACCCCCGGGTGTCGTTTCTGCTGGCCGACCTGTTCCGGCCCGCCCAGGTGCGCGCGCTGGCCGGAGCGTTCCAGGCCCAGCATGCGCGCCTGGACGTGCTCGTCAACAATGCGGGCGGCACCTTCACCCACCGCCAGCTCACCCCCGACGGATTCGAACGCACCTGGGCGCTGAACCACCTGGCGCCCATGGAACTGACCCTGGCCCTGCTGCCGCTGCTGACCGCCAGCGTTCCGGCCCGCATCGTGAACGTGGCGTCGGGCCTGTACGCGGAGGCGATCCGCTTCGACGATCTTCAGGCGGAGCGAAGGTACAGCACCTTTGGGGCCTACACCCACGCGAAGCTGGCGAACCTGCTGTTCACCCGCGCCCTGGCCCGCCGGCTGGCGGGCACGGGCGTCACGGTCAACGCCGTCAACCCGGGCATCGTGGCCACCGACATCGCCCGGGACGCGCGCGGCGTGTCGCAGCTGATCAACCGGCTGCTCACCCCGCTGAAGAAGACCCCGGAACAGGGCGCGTTCCCGTCGGTGTACCTCGCCACGGCGCCGGAGGTGGAGGGGATGACCGGCCGGTTCTTCAACAAAACCCGGTTCGTGGACCCCCGGCCAGTCACCTTCGACGAGGCCCTGCAGGAGCGGCTCTGGCAGGTCAGCCTGCAGCAGCTCGGCCGGACGTCCATGGGTGATGCCGTGCCCGCGGTGGAGACGGAACGCCGTTCCGCCGCTCAGGAGTCCGACCTGGCCGCGGCCACCCCACCGCTGAGCTGA
- a CDS encoding helix-turn-helix domain-containing protein, producing MPRRLIPPPPALRPLVQAYMLLDEDLPAVEAHVFLPEQLAHLTFSSGRRWTLGEGGQLLPVPEATLEGLVTRGTHLISDGVTRALRAELYPWAARQLFGWQYPAPVLDLGAGAAGSGAARTARRIAAALAAGDDETALGLLNGWLLGLASGQQQAGAAGRGWTAGAGVRAAVELYHRGGRPRLAELAAELDVSVRTLERQFLQDVGVSAKTLARLIRFETAHNALASDPQTPLAALAHDLGFSDQAHLTHEFRALGGLTPGTFARMISARHQHVGWLDFRQDHPRLLLPQLPE from the coding sequence GTGCCGCGCCGCCTGATCCCGCCTCCACCCGCCCTGAGGCCCCTGGTGCAGGCGTACATGCTGCTGGACGAGGACCTTCCGGCCGTCGAGGCACACGTCTTCCTGCCGGAACAACTGGCCCACCTGACCTTCTCCTCGGGTCGGAGGTGGACCCTGGGCGAGGGCGGCCAGCTGCTCCCCGTGCCCGAGGCCACGCTTGAAGGCCTGGTCACCCGGGGCACGCACCTGATTTCGGACGGGGTGACGCGGGCGCTGCGGGCCGAGCTGTACCCCTGGGCCGCGCGGCAGCTCTTCGGCTGGCAGTACCCGGCGCCCGTGCTGGACCTGGGGGCCGGCGCGGCCGGCTCCGGCGCCGCCCGCACCGCCCGCCGCATCGCCGCGGCGCTGGCCGCCGGCGATGACGAGACCGCGCTGGGCCTGCTCAACGGCTGGCTGCTCGGGCTCGCCAGCGGCCAGCAGCAGGCGGGCGCGGCGGGCCGCGGGTGGACGGCGGGCGCGGGGGTCCGGGCGGCCGTCGAGCTCTACCACCGCGGGGGCCGCCCACGGCTGGCCGAGCTGGCGGCCGAACTGGACGTGAGCGTCCGGACGCTGGAGCGCCAGTTTCTGCAGGACGTCGGCGTGAGCGCCAAGACGCTGGCGCGCCTCATCCGCTTCGAGACGGCGCACAACGCCCTAGCCAGCGACCCGCAGACGCCGCTGGCCGCCCTCGCCCACGACCTGGGGTTTTCCGACCAGGCGCACCTGACCCACGAATTCCGCGCCCTGGGCGGCCTCACACCCGGCACTTTCGCCCGCATGATCAGTGCGCGGCACCAGCACGTCGGGTGGCTCGACTTCCGGCAGGACCACCCCCGTCTCCTGCTGCCCCAGCTGCCGGAATAG
- a CDS encoding sulfatase: MPRNVILIQIDSLNRHYLPAYGNRWVRTPNLDAFAERAVTFDRHFTGSLPCMPARRELWAGVEEFWWRGWGPLEPWDEPVAYHANRAGITTQLITDHYHFFEWGAHSYHHDFSGYEFIRGHEHDNHITAPLQQTPAWARRMVVEHGEGARIYLRNVADFVREADFFAPKVMAAAARWIDQNHTQERFFLHIDSFDVHEPFHIPEPYRSLYTDEAPEDFNPWPRYGRSDEGELALTERELNWVRAQFAGKLTMVDAWLGQVFDALTRHDLWQDTAVIITTDHGHYLGEHGRIGKPASPLWNTLTHVPLQVWCPGQPARREQAITQTVDLHATVLDLLGLPSTAPHSRSVLPVLLGQRSHHRDLAVYGYANARVGVTNGEWTLLRDHDPRLGPAHWYSLQVGHLDARSHAARFERPTAFPELVAGMFIPGVKTPHWRMPAMSSDIRHLPPLREDLLYHASDVEQQQNLHAGHPEAVRQLEDQLRAHMTRLGVPQEQFARLRL; encoded by the coding sequence ATGCCACGAAACGTGATCCTGATTCAGATCGACTCGCTCAACAGGCATTACCTGCCCGCGTACGGCAACCGCTGGGTGCGCACCCCGAACCTGGACGCCTTCGCGGAACGTGCCGTCACCTTTGACCGGCATTTCACCGGTTCACTGCCGTGCATGCCCGCCCGCCGGGAACTCTGGGCGGGCGTCGAGGAATTCTGGTGGCGCGGGTGGGGACCGCTGGAGCCGTGGGACGAGCCGGTGGCCTACCATGCCAACCGTGCGGGCATCACCACCCAGCTGATCACCGACCACTACCACTTTTTCGAGTGGGGCGCGCACAGTTACCACCACGATTTCAGCGGGTATGAGTTCATCCGCGGGCACGAGCACGACAACCACATCACGGCGCCGCTCCAGCAGACTCCCGCCTGGGCCCGGCGCATGGTGGTGGAGCACGGGGAGGGCGCCCGCATTTATCTGCGCAACGTGGCCGACTTCGTGCGTGAGGCCGATTTCTTCGCCCCAAAGGTCATGGCGGCCGCCGCCCGCTGGATTGACCAGAATCATACCCAGGAGCGCTTTTTTCTGCACATCGACAGCTTCGACGTGCACGAGCCGTTTCACATCCCCGAACCGTACCGCAGCCTCTACACGGATGAAGCGCCGGAAGACTTCAATCCCTGGCCCCGGTACGGCCGCAGTGACGAAGGGGAGCTTGCGCTCACGGAGCGCGAACTCAACTGGGTTCGCGCTCAATTCGCGGGGAAGCTGACCATGGTCGACGCCTGGCTGGGTCAGGTGTTCGATGCGCTCACCCGGCATGACCTGTGGCAGGACACGGCCGTGATCATCACCACCGATCACGGGCATTACCTGGGAGAACACGGACGCATCGGCAAACCGGCGAGTCCGTTGTGGAACACCCTCACGCACGTGCCGCTGCAGGTGTGGTGTCCCGGGCAGCCGGCGCGGCGCGAGCAGGCGATCACGCAGACCGTGGACCTGCATGCCACCGTCCTCGACCTGCTCGGCCTGCCCAGCACCGCGCCGCATTCCCGCAGTGTGCTGCCGGTCCTGCTCGGGCAGCGGTCCCATCACCGGGACCTCGCCGTGTACGGGTACGCCAATGCCCGGGTGGGCGTCACCAACGGCGAGTGGACGCTGTTGCGGGACCACGACCCGCGTCTCGGCCCGGCCCACTGGTACTCGCTGCAGGTCGGTCACCTGGATGCCCGGAGTCACGCGGCCCGCTTCGAGCGGCCCACGGCGTTCCCGGAGCTGGTGGCCGGAATGTTCATTCCTGGCGTGAAGACGCCGCATTGGCGGATGCCGGCGATGTCCAGCGACATCCGGCATCTCCCCCCGCTCCGCGAGGACCTGCTCTACCACGCCAGTGACGTGGAGCAGCAGCAGAACCTGCACGCGGGTCATCCGGAGGCCGTCCGGCAGCTGGAGGATCAACTGCGCGCCCACATGACTCGGCTCGGTGTGCCCCAGGAGCAGTTTGCACGGTTGAGGCTCTGA
- a CDS encoding GGDEF domain-containing protein, which yields MYGQGHRGSAPLDGWAGYGAAVCLVLAVLLAIRRVTTRTVDQGALGLASALVLAQLGAAFTRHQLPTPHLYFSCVFVGMAAYAVLPVRLALLYGAGLLALLLGLQVQAGGGNLTLLVDTAITLVLIGHISVFGQHITAERTESGVHETLALSDPLTGAANRRAVYPLLEQRHTPPDTRGRSAVILLDIDHFKRVNDEFGHLVGDEILQQLTRTLQQTFGGHGTVARWGGEEFLVVLQGVPRDQLADLGERCCAAVRKGPQPLPWPLTVSCGVAHAAEAASVQGWVALADCRLYHAKQQGRDQAATEDTVTTGLGDPPRP from the coding sequence ATGTACGGTCAAGGGCACCGCGGTTCGGCGCCGCTGGACGGCTGGGCCGGGTACGGCGCGGCGGTGTGCCTGGTCCTGGCCGTGTTGCTGGCCATCCGGCGCGTGACGACCCGCACCGTGGACCAGGGGGCGCTGGGGCTTGCCAGTGCCCTGGTGCTGGCCCAGCTGGGCGCGGCCTTCACCCGCCACCAGCTGCCCACACCGCACCTGTACTTCTCGTGCGTGTTCGTGGGCATGGCCGCGTACGCGGTGCTGCCGGTGCGGCTGGCGCTGCTGTATGGCGCGGGGCTCCTGGCGCTGCTGCTGGGCCTGCAGGTCCAGGCGGGCGGCGGCAACCTGACCCTGCTGGTGGACACGGCCATCACCCTGGTGTTGATCGGGCACATCTCGGTGTTCGGGCAGCACATCACCGCCGAGCGCACCGAGAGTGGCGTGCACGAGACGCTGGCCCTGTCGGACCCGTTGACCGGCGCGGCGAACCGGCGGGCCGTCTACCCGCTGCTGGAACAGCGTCACACGCCGCCCGACACGCGGGGGCGTTCGGCGGTGATCCTGCTGGACATCGACCACTTCAAGCGGGTCAATGATGAGTTCGGGCACCTGGTCGGGGACGAGATCCTGCAGCAGCTCACCCGGACCCTCCAGCAGACGTTCGGTGGCCACGGCACCGTGGCGCGCTGGGGGGGCGAGGAGTTTCTGGTGGTGCTGCAGGGCGTCCCCCGTGACCAGCTCGCCGACCTCGGCGAACGCTGCTGCGCGGCCGTGCGAAAGGGTCCGCAGCCGCTGCCGTGGCCACTGACCGTCAGCTGCGGCGTGGCCCATGCGGCGGAGGCGGCGTCGGTTCAGGGCTGGGTGGCGCTGGCGGATTGCCGGCTGTACCACGCCAAACAGCAGGGACGCGATCAGGCCGCCACGGAGGACACGGTCACGACCGGGCTCGGCGACCCCCCACGCCCGTAG
- a CDS encoding alpha/beta fold hydrolase, producing the protein MQTVQSRDGTPIAYEHTGHGPVVILVVGALCTRTTAGAQDLARRLAAAFTVITYDRRGRGDSGDTTPYSVHREVEDLVALVDAAGGPAHLYGHSSGGALVLEAVQAIGERLGRLAVYEVPYDDDRTGLPDWQRYLADLEPLLAGGRRGDAVARFMQQVGTPAEQIDGMRRAPFWAALEALAPTLAYDHAFLMGPERAVPVARVAHVAHRTLLLSGGASFGFMRDTALALARAMPNASAVVLPGQTHDVDAAVLAPVLTDFFTGA; encoded by the coding sequence ATGCAGACCGTACAGTCCCGAGACGGCACCCCCATCGCCTACGAACACACCGGGCACGGCCCGGTGGTCATCCTGGTGGTCGGGGCGCTGTGCACCCGCACCACCGCCGGCGCTCAGGACCTCGCCCGGCGCCTCGCCGCTGCCTTCACGGTCATCACCTACGACCGTCGCGGGCGTGGCGACAGTGGCGACACCACGCCCTACAGCGTGCACCGGGAGGTGGAGGACCTCGTCGCCCTGGTGGACGCGGCGGGCGGCCCGGCCCACCTGTACGGCCATTCCTCCGGCGGCGCGCTCGTCCTCGAAGCGGTCCAGGCGATCGGTGAGCGCCTCGGCCGCCTGGCCGTGTACGAAGTGCCGTATGACGACGACCGTACAGGCCTGCCCGACTGGCAGCGGTACCTCGCCGATCTGGAACCGCTGCTGGCGGGCGGCCGACGAGGCGACGCCGTGGCGCGGTTCATGCAGCAGGTCGGGACCCCCGCCGAGCAGATCGACGGCATGCGGCGCGCGCCGTTCTGGGCGGCGCTGGAAGCGCTCGCGCCGACGCTGGCCTACGACCACGCCTTCCTGATGGGCCCGGAACGGGCGGTGCCGGTCGCCCGGGTGGCCCACGTGGCGCACCGGACGCTGCTGCTGTCCGGCGGCGCGAGCTTCGGGTTCATGCGCGACACCGCCCTAGCCCTGGCCCGGGCCATGCCGAACGCCTCGGCGGTGGTGCTGCCCGGCCAGACGCACGACGTCGACGCCGCGGTACTGGCCCCCGTCCTGACGGACTTCTTCACCGGGGCGTGA